ATGCCCGATACGTGCATGGATAATAAACAGCCTGAAAGTATTTTAGCGAGTACAATTTAAACTGATTTACACTGCTGTGTCGTGGTATGTGTTCCATACAAACCAATTTCATTGGCACATGTGTAGTGCCTAGGGTCAGAACTCGGGAAGTAAGTATGGTTTTATTTTATACAACacttcagttttctttctttgctgtTATTATTGGTTGTAATGAAATGGGAGCTTCACAGGTGACCATTACTAGCTTAAAAATGCTGGCGGTTTCTCTATTTTTGTAAGAAATAGACAGCACTAAATGTGCCTACATGCTAGCTTGTTCAGTGTATTGCAATGCAGCTCTCATTTCAATTATCATTACCGTAAAGGCCCAAAATCATTAAATAATGGAAGCGCATACTTATGTAGAATACCAGAGGACAGGCTTTTTTTAAACATAACTATTACAAACAGAAATGTCCCCAAGTTATCTCAAGTACTCAAGGAAAAAAAGATCATTGGCAATCTGCtaggaagaaagaaataattattcaatgaaaAAAATACACATCCGCCCAGCTGTAAGAAATTGGTACAAAGAAAAGCCATATGGCTTCCTGGACAGCCCAAAAGCTTTACAAGTGAGGAAGAATTTGTTACTGTACAGGACCAGTGCCTTTTTGAGATAGATGCTCTACcttctgagctaaccaggcagtTAACTGATTCCATTGTGTAGCCGAATCGATCAGACAGTTGTATCAGAGCCAAAGGTTTGACCAAATGAGTGTGTAGAAACCAACTACAATGATGTGGTACAGTGGCTGTCTTAGAAAGGTAATGACCCTACTTTTGAGTCCTGAAGCAGGATACTTTCTAGACTACAGTTTGAGAAATTGCAACAATGTGACGGATGTCACGATTACCATTCATTAACCACTTCTCTCCTCAGAGTAGGTACACCATATTCGTTTATCTAGTTCTAATGTCAAGACAAACAAGAAAAACCTACCCTTCTTTTACAGTTTTGCTCTCAAAGTATCTATGTTTTGAATTTGTTATCATATTTTCTCATgcatgattttctgcatttgccCCTGCAATAGTACACGATGCCTCAGTCTGGCTTTTAGAAGTTAAAGTGTGAACAATGTAATACACAGCTGTAGCATGTATgcctctttttgttttgtttatcaGGGCCAACGAAGGTGCCTTGGTTTCGTCAAAGTGTGTAGCCTGTGGCTGCAGTTGCAAGGCCACCAGGAAAGTGGATAAGGGTGTCCAAGTTCAGCCGGAGAGGAACCAGGACCACACATATCATGCAGATGTAGAGCTGCATCTAGAGCATCAGTTTTGTACGCAACACAGTGCCAGCCAGACCGAATTCACTGTTTATGCAAGTCTGGCACCATATTCTTTCCGTTTTTTTACTGGGCTCTCAAAAAATGTGTTTGATGAGCTAGCAAGGGCTCTCAACTCAGTCGTGAAATCCCCATTTGCCATGGTCTTCGAAGATCAGCTGCAGTTAACACTGATGCGACTGAAGTTGGGGCTTTTACTTTTCGACCTAAGCTTTCGATTTTGTATCTCAACATCGGCAGTGAGCAGAATTTTTTGCTTCATTGTGTCAGAGCTGGCAAAATTTGCTCGCAAGTACCTTGTTTTCTGGCTGCCCAGAGACGTGATTCAGCAAACCCTTCCTGAGAGCTTCGCAGATTTTCGGTCAGCTACCTGCATAATTGATTGCTTCGAGCTGTTCATTGAGAGGCCAGGCAACCTGCTTCGAAGAAGCAGGACATACAGTCAGTATAAATCACATAACACAGCCAAAGTTCTCCATGTGATTGCACCAAATGGCTTTATTATGTTTATGTCCAAGGCCTATGGCGGACGAGCAAGCGATCGCTTTATCACTTCAGACAGTGGCTTTTTGAAAATGCTCACGCCTGGCGACGAAATTCTCGCTGACCGAGGATTCACTGTAAATGACCTTCTTCCGCACGGTGTAAAACTGTCATTGCCAAGTTTTTTGAAAGGGCGGCCGCAAATGAGTTGTCAGGATGTTGTGGCATCGCGACGTTTGGCTAGGCTGAGAGTTCACGTGGAGCGTTCCATAAGACGGCTGAAGTGTTTTCGTATTCTAAAGCAGTTTCCATGCAGTATCTTTGCTAAGAGGCCCTTGGTAGATGACGTACTGCTTGCCATAGCTGGTCTGTGCAACCTTCAGCCACTTCTGATCAAAAACCCAGTTGAAAGTCATCTGTGAAGCTGGTGCCCATTCTGCATCTCCTCTTTGAGTAACGCGAAGACTTGCGATGCTTAAGTCAAACTAAAAGGAAAATACTTTTTTGAGACCAGAAGGTTTCGTTTTGGAGATCAGCATTACTCCATCCAAGCTTAAGTCATTTTTCTCATCACACGTGTGCGGCACTGTGCACATTTTGTTTACTTTTGCAAATGTCTATGTCGAGAGCACATTCTAGTCATGTTTATATGGCATTTCTTTACCTTTGCAAGTACTGTACCAAGCACATTCTAGTCAGCATTGCCGAAGCCAAGGTTGAGCCATTTTTCTCATCACATGTGTGCAGCACTGTGCacattttatgtttatttttgcaaATGTCTATGTCGGGAGCACATTCTAGTCATGTTTATATGGCATTTCTTTACCAAGCACATTCTAGTCAGCATTGCCGAAGCCAAGGTTGAGCCATTTTTCTCATCACATGTATGCAGCACTGAGCacattttatgtttatttttgcaaATGTCTATGTCGGGAGCACATTCTAGTCATGTTTATATGGCATTTCTTTACCAAGCACATTCTAGTGAGCATTGCCGAAGCCAAGGTTGAGCCATTTTTCTCATCACATGTATGCAGCACTGTGCacattttatgtttatttttgcaaATGTCTATGTCGGGAGCACATTCTAGTCATGTTTATATGGCATTTCTTTACCTTTGCAAGTACTGTACCAAGCACATTCTAGTCAGCATTGCCGAAGCCAAGGTTGAGCCATTTTTCTCATCACATGTATGCAGCACTGTGCacattttatgtttatttttgcaaATGTCTATGTCGGGAGCACATTCTAGTCATGTTTATATGGCATTTCTTTACCTTTGCAAGTACTGTACCAAGCACATTCTAGTCAGCATTGCCGAAGCCAAGGTTGAGCCATTTTTCTCATCACATGTGTGCAGCACTGTGCacattttatgtttatttttgcaaATGTCTATGTTGGGAGCACATTCTAGTCATGTTTATATGGCATTTCTTTACCAAGCACATTCTAGTCAGCATTGCCGAAGCCAAGGTTGAGCCATTTTTCTCATCACATGTGTGCAGCACTGTGCACATTTTATGATTATTTTTGCAAATGTCTATGTCGAGAGCACATTCTAGTCATGTTTACACGGCATTTCTTTACCTTTGCAAGTACTGTAACAAGCACATTCTAGCATTGCTGAAGCCAAGGTTAAGTCATTTTTCTCTTCATAtgtattctagaatagttaattgttgggctagttggttctgcataactgaacaagtaactcagcgctaatataaaagacagaaacaagaaagggacaaacaaggacaagcgctactcacaactgtttggACAGTTGTtcaaacagttgtgagtagcgtttgtccttgtttgtccctttcttgtttctgACTTTTATatttgcgctgagttacttgttcagtttcTCTTCATAAGATAGCAAGTATTGGCATGTAGCACATGTACAGCACATGTATGGCTTTTAAAAGCTGGCTGACTACCTCGCACACTTAATACTAAGTGAAGACTCGTTACACTTCCTTCCTAAAATCAGCCTCCATACTTTAGTATTAATTTATTTCTTTAACAGAGTTATATTGAATTATTATTGATTCTGTGTAGTGATCTTGACTTATTGCATAGTATGTAGTCAGTAACTTAGATTTTCCTTTCCCTGCTCGCCTGTTTCACCAAATTACGTACCCAACTGTGCTGTTGCTGCTGGGTGAAAGGGGATGAAGGGCCACTCACTTTGTACAATCTGTGTATATTTGTGTGCAATAAGAACCAACACAAAATGTGCCGcactgattgattcattcatGGAAACATGTTTATTAGTATACCTACATTTCGCCCATTTGGGGATTACAGTAGAGGGGGATTGCATAATGAAGACACGAAGTATGCACCTCATACATGAGTGAGCatcagagaaaagaaaaaaaaaggtgtacaATTAGCACAGTCAGCAGAATCAGCATATCAAAGAAAAAGCGGTAACTATGCAAATCAATGACTGGTAAAGACACATAAAGGGAATGTGAAATCTATTCTACAGGTACCGAACCAAACAAATTGAGAACACAATAAAAACACTGGCAAGCTGCTAAGTGAAAATGCAACATACACTGACTATGGCATGTAAAAATCGCATAGGTAACATTTGCATGCGAAGCAGATGAAAACAAAAGATCTATAGGCTAAACTGCAATCCATAAATTGCAAAGCAAATCTGAAAATGTGTTTCCGATACTGCCTGCGCAATGTCAGTGGGCAGCGAATTCCACAGTAATAGTGCACGGAAAAAGATTGCTCGTATGTAGCTGTGCATGCGAAAGTATTTTATCTTGAAGGGGTGGTCATTGCGTTTTCACAAGTTGGTGGCTGCAGATATTTATTTTTATCGAGGACTGATCGAATCAGTAAAACATTTCTAAGAATGTGACGCGAAAATGTTTTTGACATGCGGTGGGCTCATTCCTATACAGGCTACGTTTAATGTCGGTAATGCTGCTTGGAATGGAATATTTTCCAGTCACGAAATGTGCTGCACGATTTTGGATAGCTTCGAGTCTCTTAATTGGTATTTGGGTATGGGGGTCAGATATAGTACACGTGTATTCCAGAATAGGGCGAACGTCGGTAAAGTAAGGAAACTGTCTCACCATAAGCGGTGCGTGCTTAAAATTTATTTTAATAACATTAGGAGTTCGCCCTCCCCTAAGTGTGATGTCATGAATGTGTCATTCCAGGTTAGAGTTGACGAAAAAATCACACAGTACTACATTTTATTCACTTCGATGACTTGGTTTAAGAAAATAAGTGTGATGTGGTACGCATCTGCCAGTAAACCTGTTATGTTTACATTTGCTAATGTTTAAGGGCATCTTCCAATTTTGTCACCAGGAAAAAAATTAAATCAAGATCGTTTTGAAATGTTGGCTGGGCCAAGTGATCAGCACATTCCCAATATAAATCACAATCATCTGCGTAAAGCATAGTTTTAGATGTGATACTCATACCTATGTCAGTTATATCCTCCCAAGGCCTCTTGTACAATGCATTGCACgctgccttcaactttttttcaaaattcactCGGAAGTAATTCTGCAATATATTCACTCTGGGCATGAAgcacggtgcatgtgtaactgtaaagaagtggtttactcatacaCTTCTCATCCACTATCAAAAagtttgacactaaattgatctagacctctgtgtcgtcccagatggCGCAAAGCGACCTTGAAGTGTGTTTcaaaatcactgagattgcgtgaaagtACTGGACGCGACAGCAGCATGGCAGTGTACTACACGTAGTTTCATCTTCACCTCTGCATTTacgcaatgaaatgcagtttttaacaTAGCAAGCATGAGGGGATAGTTAGGAGATAAACTTAGCTAGTTGATTTAGAATCAACCATGGCTGGGAGCAAGTGCATAAAATAAATGTCCTCCAGTTTGGGGATTATTTCATTAAGATAATCGGCATCATAGGGCACCTCTATGACATGAGCTTCAGTGGGTGCCCACACAACAAAATCGCACAGTTTCTTTTGGCAACAATACAGTTGCAGTTGAACTTGTAAATAGTACCGGTTTTTTCCTGTCTTGCTTAAAATGAGCCTGCTGTCCTGATATTTGACATCGTACTTTCCACTCATAAAAAGTGCTTTGAGACTACCGTACTTGTGGAGGGTCTGAGGTGCTGGACATTTGATTTCAATAATTTTGTCGGAGTCTAGTATCACTCCATCAGGGCTTGCACCCAGCCACGACGTTGATGGCCGCACAAGGCCATGCTCGACGACATCGCATGTCTTAGTCCTCTTGTACCAGGCGCGGGCCACTGGTTCGTTCTCTCGTCCATAACTGCGTGAAAAATAACACCATGGGCACATTTCTTTTGCACAAACCGTTACTAGATACAATTGCAGAAGCAAAACAAGGAAAGCAGTTTATTTAAAGAGAGGCATAGAAACTTGATGAAGAGTAAAGTCTAAAGATCATTATGATGTAGCATAAAGTGTAAGGATTTTCAATTTAGTTAAAATACCATGCAAGTATCAGATGCAAGAAGAAAGCTTCACGCACAGAGAATAAAAAGACACTGCGACACATTTGCACTGTCAGTGTTAACATGCATTCTCTTAATTGAATCATATTCTCTTAATCGGTATGCAACGTGAGTTTCACTCACATGGCATTGTAAAGTAAGTTCATGGCCTCTACACAGCAGTATTAAGTGTGTTCAACACTGCGCCAACAATAAACATATTAAGCCATGCAGAGACTTGCTTCTCTTAGTGTTTGCTTCTTCCGGTATTAGCACCATGGAAGGCACTGTGCACCTGTTGGTTCGTGATCTTGGGATGCAAACAACTGTAGCACAATATAAGAATACGGCCACAAGAACAGACGAACGACACACACAACCACTTTAAATAGCCACTGTCGGAAGTTGGTGTTTGTGTCTGTCAGCGGTTCTATGCGTCGAGATTATGTTGCACTACAGTTCTACCAATTTCAACAACATACTTATTTTCCAGACCGGCGCCAAAAAGGCACATATGAGGGACAGGGTGCCAGAACAGCTGGTGCATTTGGAAAAGGTTGGCAGGCTGCTGCATGGTACTCTGAAACCCATACTGAAGCAGACATTACGAAAAACGTTGCTGGTGGCCTTTCGTTTATACATGCCTCATTAGGGCCTACTGAAAGGCTGGTTAACCTCAAGCCTAT
This region of Dermacentor silvarum isolate Dsil-2018 chromosome 5, BIME_Dsil_1.4, whole genome shotgun sequence genomic DNA includes:
- the LOC119454464 gene encoding uncharacterized protein LOC119454464, encoding MVFEDQLQLTLMRLKLGLLLFDLSFRFCISTSAVSRIFCFIVSELAKFARKYLVFWLPRDVIQQTLPESFADFRSATCIIDCFELFIERPGNLLRRSRTYSQYKSHNTAKVLHVIAPNGFIMFMSKAYGGRASDRFITSDSGFLKMLTPGDEILADRGFTVNDLLPHGVKLSLPSFLKGRPQMSCQDVVASRRLARLRVHVERSIRRLKCFRILKQFPCSIFAKRPLVDDVLLAIAGLCNLQPLLIKNPVESHL